In Paenibacillus hexagrammi, the following are encoded in one genomic region:
- a CDS encoding cupredoxin domain-containing protein, giving the protein MNDTIIRKIRKPGYLLVGSGLLVALAICAIVFFQTNDSSAEVDPLLAEAAAGYQVATVQVTDDGFVPDHIELKAGKPAKINFKKSTGLTCIKSLGSSDFDVDVPLNKGDNIVTLSGLNSGTYEYHCGMYMYYGTLTVN; this is encoded by the coding sequence ATGAATGATACAATCATTAGGAAAATAAGGAAACCGGGTTACCTCTTAGTCGGTTCGGGATTATTAGTAGCATTAGCCATATGTGCGATTGTATTTTTTCAAACCAACGACAGTTCCGCTGAGGTGGATCCGCTATTAGCAGAGGCAGCTGCCGGCTATCAGGTGGCAACGGTCCAGGTAACGGATGATGGTTTCGTACCAGACCATATTGAACTAAAGGCAGGGAAGCCTGCTAAGATCAATTTTAAGAAATCAACGGGATTGACTTGTATCAAAAGCTTGGGTTCAAGCGATTTCGATGTTGACGTTCCCTTGAATAAGGGGGATAATATCGTAACTTTGTCAGGACTGAATTCAGGTACCTATGAATATCATTGCGGCATGTATATGTACTATGGAACGCTTACCGTTAATTAG